Genomic DNA from Corynebacterium diphtheriae:
CATTGAACACCATAAACAGGTCCCAGTTCGCCTTCTTCGGAAGCCCATTCATCCCAGATGTGAATGTTGCGCTTTTGGAGCCAGCGAACATTGGAGGAGCCTTGCAGGAACCAGAGGAGTTCTCCGATTACACCTTTCCAATACACCTTCTTGGTGGTGATGAGCGGGAATGACTCGGAGAGATCGAAACGCATCTGTTGGCCAAAAAGGCTGGTTGTACCGGTGCCGGTACGGTCGTCTTTGTGGGAGCCCTGTTCAAGGATTGTGCGAAGAAGGTCTTCATACGGGGTTTTTATGGTGTTGCTGGTGCTCATATTCACAATCAAGTCGATAGCGGGCAAAGAAATTCCGGTGGGAAACCTCCGTGCTCAATGTGAGAGGTTTCCCGCTGGGTGACAACTATACGATTAGTAGGAGCCGTTTTCCTCACGGAAAGCTGCGGCCATGGTGAGGATGTCGTCGGCAAGCTCGGGGCGGCAGATCAGTACGTCTGGAAGATACGTGTCTTTGTTGTTGTAGTTCAACGGGGTGCCGTCGAGACGCGAGCAGTGCAGACCTGCGGCGAGGCTCACGCCAACTGGGGCCGCGGAGTCCCACTCGTACTGTCCACCTGCGTGGATGTAGGCATCGTAGTCGCCCAACAGTACGTGCATGGCCTTTGCACCAGCGGATCCCATGGGTTCTGCGGCAAAGCCTAAGGATTCCGCGATGTGGGTGGCTACCGCTGGTGGGCGGTTGTGAGAGATAGCGATCTTCTTGGCGTAGGGGCCGCCTACTGCGCGAACCTCGGAGGAGTGGAATACCACGCCAAGGTCGGGAAGGTTAACGGCAGCGTGGGTGGGTACGCCGTTTTCTACAAGCGCGATGTGAACAGCCCAGTCTTGGCGGCCGGTGGCAAATTCTTTGGTGCCATCGAGGGGGTCGATAATCCATACGCGATCTTTGCCGAGGCGTTCTGGGTTATCGGCTGCTTCTTCGGAGAGGAAGCCGTCGTCGGGGCGGTGCTGCTCGAGTACGCGGGCGATCCAGTTTTGTGCGAGGTCGTCGCCGGCTTCGCCGAGTTCGCGTCCGCGCAGAAGACCCACGTTGCGCACTCCTTTGAGGATCTCGCCTGTGCCTTTGGCTAGTCGCTTGGTAAGTGTTGCATCGTCAAACTGAGCAGTCATAAGTCCCTAGTGTAGTGGAAATCAATGAGTGATCTGTTGTGTGTGAGACGTGTTTAATAGTGATTATGGATTCCTCGCATGATTTCAGCTTTGCGGATACTTTCGCTCTCCAAGTAGCAACCTGGTTTAGCGATGTGTTTGCCCAGCCCACGGTGGTGCAGCGTCAAGCGTGGGCGGCTATTTCGGCGGGGGAGAATGCGTTAGTGGTAGCCCCCACAGGTTCGGGTAAAACACTCGCTGCCTTCTTGTGGGCACTCAACGAGCTTGTTCAAGGGTCGGGTCAAACGGCGTTGCTCAGTAGGCAGGCTGCAGGATCAGCAGAAGTCGAGGCATCACGCGCCAAGGGGGTCAAGGTTGTTTATATTTCTCCGTTGAAGGCCTTGGGTGTGGATGTGGAAAACAATCTGCGTGCGCCTTTGACGGGCATTAATCAGGTGGCTGCTCGCTTAGGTATTGATCAAAGCGATATCACTGTGGGTGTGCGCTCCGGAGATACTCCGGCGAGCGAGCGCAGCAAACAGGTACGTAACCCACCGGATATTTTGATTACCACGCCGGAGTCGTTGTATTTGATGCTGACGTCTAAAGCACGATCTATTTTGACCACCGTTGATACGGTGATCGTGGATGAAATCCACGCGATGGCGGGCACAAAGCGCGGGGTACATTTGGCCTTGAGTCTTGAGCGCCTTGAGCGCCTGGCTGCGCAACCGGTGCAACGAATTGGTCTTTCTGCAACGGTACGTCCCCTCGACGTAGTGGCGAGGTTTTTGGGCGGGGATCGCCCTGTGGAGGTTATCAATCCGCCGTTGGAGAAGAAGTGGCAGCTAGCGGTGCATGTTCCTGTCGATGACATGAGTGATTTGCCCACACCCGAACCAGTAAGTGAGATCGGGGAAGCCACAATCGACGATCCGTTGGGGTTGACTACCCAGCCGGAAGGATTTGCCGAATCCGCTCTTCCCGCTCAGGGCTCTATGTGGCCGTTCATTGAACAAGATGTCTTCGATGAGGTGATGGAACACCGCTCTACCTTGGTTTTTGTTAACTCTCGGCGGACTGCAGAGCGCCTGACCAGCAGGCTTAATGAGCTATACGCGCAGCGTTTTCAGCCCGAGGCGTTATCGCCGGCGTTACGACGCCCACCTGCGCAGCTGATGAAAAGTACCGACATCGCCGGCGAAGCCACAGCGATTATTGCCCGTGCACATCATGGTTCGGTGTCTAAAGACGAGCGCGCCCTTACCGAGAAAATGCTGAAGCAAGGTGCGCTGCGCGCTGTGGTGTCGACCAGTTCACTGGAACTAGGTATCGACATGGGTGCAGTGGATAAGGTCATCCAAGTTGAGTCGCCACCCTCGGTAGCCTCGGGGCTTCAACGCGTGGGGCGTGCTGGTCACGTGGTGGGTGCGGTATCGCATGGTTCGTTTTATCCGAAGCATCGCGCAGATCTTGTCCAAACCACCGTCACTGTAGGCCGGATGACCGAGGGGCTTATCGAGGAACTCCACGTTCCTACTAATGCCCTTGATGTGCTGGTTCAGCACACGGTTGCTGCGGTTGCTATGGATGATCTTGATGTTGAGGATTGGTACGCAACGGTGGTGCGCGCCTATCCCTATCGCGATCTTCCTCGTGAGGCTTTTGATGCAGCTATTGATCTCACCGCTGGGGTGTATCCCTCTACTGATTTTGCTGAGCTTCGTCCGAAGGTTATCTACGACCGCATAACCGGCACTCTCAGCGCACGCCCCGGCGCGCAGCGTGCTGCGGTGATTAATGGTGGGACGATTCCCGATCGTGGCATGTTTGGTGTGTTTTTGGTCGGTAGCGGAGAATCTGGTGCGCCTCGCAGGGTGGGTGAGCTTGATGAGGAGATGGTGTATGAGTCCAGGGTGGGGGACGTGTTTACGTTGGGGGCGTCGAGCTGGCGTATTGAGGAGATTAATAAGGATCAGGTGTTGGTTACGCCTGCGCCGGGGCATACGGGCAGGTTGCCGTTTTGGACGGGGGATCAGGCGGGGCGTCCGGCGGAGTTGGGTAAGGCGTTGGGGGCTTTTCGACGCACCCTAGTCGCTGATCCCAGTGTGGTTGAGGGCATGGGGCTGGATGTTCGTGCGCGGTCGAATGTGGTTGCGTTTATTCAGCAGCAGCAAGAGGCCACGGGAGTAGTACCTGATGAGGTGACACTGGTACTAGAACGGTTTCGTGATGAATTAGGCGATTGGCGGGTGGTGCTTCATTCACCGTATGGCAGGGGTGTGAATGCTGCGTGGGCTTTAGTAGCTGGTGCGGCATTTTCGCAGCGTACTGGTATGGATGCCCAGCCGGTTGCCTCGGATGATGGCATTGTGTTGCGGGTTCCAGAGTCGGATGCTGAACCTAGTGCGGATTTGTTTGAAATTGATCCGGACACGGTTGAGGAGTTGGTGGCCCAGCAGGTGGGCAACTCAGCGCTTTTCGCTGCGCGGTTTAGGGAATGTGCGGCGCGGGCGTTGTTGTTGCCGAGTCGCACGCCAGGTAAACGTGCGCCGTTGTGGCAACAACGACAGCGTGCTGCGCAGTTGTTGGATGTGGCGCGAAAATACCCGAGTTTTCCTATTGTGTTGGAAACGGCGCGGGAATGTTTGCATGATGTTTATGATCTTGATGCGTTAGTGGAGCTAGCTGCTGCATTGAAGCTGCGTAAGGTGCGTATCGCTGAGGTGACGACGCAGCAGCCGAGTCCGTTTGCTACGTCTATTTTGTTTAGTTACACGGGCGCTTTTATGTACGAGGGCGATAGCCCGCTGGCGGAAAAGCGTGCAGCTGCGTTGGCCTTAGACCCAGCGCTGCTTGCCAAATTGTTGGGCACAGTAGAGCTTCGAGATTTATTAGATCCGACAATTATCGCTGAGGTGGATCAAGACGTGCGGCGGCGTTCGCAGCGTCGGCGTGCACACACCGCCGAACAGTTGGTTGATGCGCTTCGGGTTTTAGGGCCAGTTCCGCTAACAGAGATTCCTGCGATCGCCGAGGTGGACGTGCCCGCTGCGCTCCAGGAGCTCGGGCGCAGAGTCATGGAGGTGCGTATTGCTGGGGTGGCGCATCTTGCATTGGCTGATGATGCTGCGTTGCTTCGGGATGCGTTAGGTGTGCCGGTTCCGCCGGGGATCCCAGCGCAGGTCGATACGATTACTGATGCGGTGGCACAGCTGGTGACTCGTTGGGCTAGGGCACGCGGACCGTTTGTACTCGCAGATGTTCAAAGTGCTTTCGGGTTGGCCGCTGGGGTGGCACATGGGGTCGTCGATACGCTGCACAAGAGCGGTGTGGTGACGATGGGGCGTTTTCGGGCTGGTGTTGACCAGTCGGAGTATGTGGCTCCTGAGGTTTTAAAGATCATTCGGCAGCGTTCGTTGGCGGCTGCGCGAGCCGAAACCCAGCCTGTATCGCAGTCGGCACTGGGTCGGTTTTTACCACAGTGGCAACAGGTTGCTGCGATGGGACAGCAACCGCAGCTGCGCGGTGCTGATGGTGTGTTTGCGGTGGTAGAGCAGCTCGCCGGTGTGCGGCTGCCGGCATCGGCGTGGGAGACGATGGTGTTGCCGCAGCGGGTGAGTGGCTATCAACCAAGTGATCTTGATGAGCTCACTGCCAACGGAGAAGTGGCCGTTATCGGTGCCGGAAGTGCCGGTAGCTCGGACCCGTGGGTGATGCTCGTCCCCACGGACTATGCAGCTCAGCTGATTGATGCGCCCGACGTGGAGACTTTAAGCCCGATCCAACAACAAATCGTTGAGATTTTCAGCAACGGTGGTGGCTATTTGATAAGCAGCATCCGAGACCAGATACTTGGCAGCGATACAGATGTGCGCACTGCTATCTGGGAGCTTTTTGAGCTGGGGATGATAAGCCCAGATGGCATGGCTCCGATACGTGCGCGACTCAGCGCTGGAAGTGGGGCAAGTTCCGCGCATCGTGCGAAGCGCACGCCGGCCCGCGGGCGGTTACGTATGGGCCGAACGCGTTTTGCGCAATCCCACCAATCAGGGATCGCCGCCGATATGGTGGGGCGGTGGTCGCTGACTATCCCCGCTGATACCGATGCCACTGCGCGCTCTGTTGCTCACGGAGAAGCCTGGTTGGATCGCTATGGGGTGGTCACGCGCGGCAGCGTTGTTGCAGAGAACACTTTAGGTGGGTTCGCTTTGGCATATAAGGTGCTTTCTCGTTTTGAGGAAGCTGATAAAGCCATGCGTGGTTACCTCATTGATGGGTTAGGGGCTGCCCAGTTTTCTACGCCGGCGGTTATCGATCGGTTGCGCGGACTCGGAGATAGCGATGATGTGACTGGTTGGCCATCGGGTACCACCGATCCTGAGGTGTATGTTCTTGCTGCAGCTGATCCTGCGAATCCTTACGGGGCGGCGTTGCCGTGGCCCGAATCGGGCCCCACCCGTGCAGCGGGCAGCATTGTCGTGCTTATCGACGGCCTCCTCATCGCCCATCTCACCCGTGGCGGTCGCACGTTGACAGTATTCGATCTTCCTACCGGAATCGAGGTAGTAGATGTCATGCCCATGGTGGTCAGTGCGCTTTCGGAAGCCATCAGCCGCAATATGATGAAACGCATCGTGGTGGAAAAAATTAATGGTGAGCAGGTGTTTCAGTCGCAATGGGCGGAGACTTTGCGTGCAGCAGGAGCCCATATCGTTCCCCAAGGAATCCGGATTTCTGCCGTTACTCAGCAAGCTACGACTTCCCATGCGCGAGGTCGCAGGCTAAGCCAAGCCCTAAGCGATCTTGAGGATCAGCAGGAGCAGCATTCACGACCGCGCCGAGGCGGATTCCAATCTGGTGGGCGACGCTAGTGAGGAGATCGAGAAGATAGTGCGCTGTCGTCCCAGACGTCGCGCCAGCGCTGGGCTAGAGTCTCCACTGTTTCATGGGCATTAAGACCACTCGGTTGGGGCACAACCCACAACGCAACATCTTCGGGCCAGCCAGCAATGAGGGGTGGATCCTGCTTGCCCAACACTGCCTTACGGTGTTGAAACCCAGCGCGATAAGCGGTAATTCCCACCACGGCGACTACGCGCGGGCGCAAATCATTAGCGAGGTGGATGACGCGTTGGGCGCCGTCGATAAGCTCTTGTGTGGTGAGTTCGTCGGCGCGGGCAGTAGCTCGTGCTACGAGGTTTGTCATGCCGATTCCGAGGTGGGCTAGGTGTTTTTCTTGTTCATCGCTCATTCCGTGGGAGACGTCAAAGCGTGGGGTGACAATGCCTGCGCGGTCAAGGGAGGGCCAAAATCTGTTTCCTGGATGAGCGAAGGGTGCGTTAACGGCGGCTGTCCATAATCCTGGGTTGACGCCCACGATTAATAATCGGAGGTCGGAATTGGGAATTCGATCCGACACCGTGGCGTTGGCAAACTGTGCAAGCTGATCGCGGGTAGGCTTAGCCCCGCCCAATGGGGAAGGATGCGCTGTACTCATACCTACCTTTTGTACCCCCCTCATCAAGATAAGGCTGCGTGATACTGGTTCTATGCCCGAAGGTGATTCTGTATTTCAACTAGCTCGGCGGCTTAGCTTTATGCAAGGCCGCACCATAACGCATACGAGTCTTCGGGTACCGGCGTATGCCACCATGCGTTTCGACGGACGCACCATAACAAAAGTGTGGCCCTACGGAAAGCACCTTTTCATGCATATCGGTTCAGAAATTTTGCATACGCATCTCAAAATGGAGGGCACATGGGCGGTTCATAGGGCGGGGGATCGGTGGCGAAAACCCGGCCATACTGCCCGCGTTGTGCTTCACCTTGATGACGCTCCGCATGACCCCATTGAAGTTGTGGGTCACGAACTTGGGTTTGTGCGCGTGTTTCCGGACCATGAGTATCCGCAGCGAATCGCCCACCTTGGTCCGGACGTTCTCGCTGAATCGTGGCCTACCCGTGGGGAAGCAGAAGCACGAAAACGTCTCCTTGGACAACCCGAACGTGCCATCGGCTTGGCGCTGCTTGATCAAAAAGTACTAGCAGGTGTGGGAAATGAATACCGCGCCGAAATCTGTTTTATCTGCGGAATCCACCCCGCGACCCGTATCAAAGACGTGGATGTTGATCGTGTGCTTTCGGTTACCCGACGCCTCATGTGGGCCAACCGGTTTTCTCCGATACGCGTTACCACTGGTATTCGTCGCCCAGGCGAAACTAGCTATGTATTTGGGCGCAATCATAAGCCGTGCAGACGCTGCGGCACCCTCATACGCAAAAGCACGCTTGTCGACGACCCCACCACCGAACTCGAAAGAATCATCTGGTGGTGCCCACTATGTCAAAGCGAATAGCACAACCTGTGCTGCAATGATCTTGGCGATCATGGCCAGTGGATATACCGAGGTGTAGCCCAATGCCGGCAGATCATTTTTCGTCATCGCAGAAACATAAGACAGTACAGCTGGATGCGTTTGAATACCCGCAAGCATGCCCGCTGTTTGGCCGTACGGGATCTTCATCACCTTATAGCCCACAACCAGAACAAAGATAGCCAATGTCAAGGTGATGATGGCACCAACGGCAATGATGGTCAACGATGCGGGATCTGATAGCGATGCGCGGAAACTAGCTCCTGCGGTGGTACCAATAGCGGCGAGAAACAAGGTGATGCCTAGTTGCCGCAGTGCCAAGTTTGCTCCGTAAGGAACCTGCCATACAAAACGACCTGAGCGTCCCACTGCGCCTAGAACGAGAGCTACTACTAATGGGCCGCCGGCGCTTCCTAAAGACAACGCAGCACCGCCAGGAAGTGGTACCTCAATCATGCCAACGAGCAATCCAAGCGCGAGCCCGGCAGCGAGGGGGAAAAGATTGAAATCAGAAAGGCGACGATAGGAATCGCCGAACAGTGCCGTCACGGATTTCATACGATCATGAGCTGCCACCACCCGAACACGGTCGCCAAGCTGCAAAACTGTTTCCGGAGTAGCTACATGGTCATGGTCGCCACGACGGACCCGAGTAATCAAAATTCCTGACAATCGAGGCCGAAGTTTAGCCAGAGGTATGCCCACTAAATCCTGATTGGAAACAAAAATGCGCCGATAATCTAAGTCGTGACCATGGAAAGGATCGCCTGGGAGCAAATCACCTAGCACATGCGCGGCCTTGTCGAGTTCCTCGGCCGTGCCCACCACAGACAACACATCTCCCATATGGATACGAGACGACGCAGTAGGGAGAGTCTGCTGACCATCACGCTCAATACGCGAGACAATAATCTCTAGGCCCAGCGTGTGGTGGATATCAATCACAAGATCAGAGCCCGTAACCACATGATTGACCTTGATTTGACGGGTGAACAAATCCTCAACAGCAACACCTGCGTCGTGAGCTTCTTGCACGTGATCGATACGGAACCACTTTGCACACAACCCAATTGCCGCGATAACTCCCAATACGCCGATGGGGTAGGCCAGCGAATATGCAACTAAGGGCAACGATTCCACCTCGTGTACCTTGTTCGCATCCCCAAAGATGCTGGGTAACGAATCCACCACGGCAGCCATGGCCGGTGTATTTGTTACCGCGCCGGTAAACAACCCAGCAGCGGTGACCCCGTTGAGATGTATCAGCGAAAACAAAGCGATAGAAATGCCTGTTATCAGCGCCAACGCGGTAATAGCGAGCGCGTTTTGTTTGACTCCTTGCGACTTAAACAGGGCGAAAAACGCATGGCCTGATTCCAAACCGATGGAGTACACAAAAATAGACAATCCCAAGATGTACACCAAGTGTGGGATGTGAATATCAGGCTCTACAGCCGCAAATCCAACGCCTGCAAAAAGCACTGCTGCCACTCCGAGACTAAAACCTCGGATTTTAACCTGACCGATTGCTAATCCAACCGCCATGATGACAAAAAGCGCCAACAGCGGGTTTGCCACGAAGATATCCACAATGTCGATCGTGCCAGAAAATGAAAACATATTGGTAATAAATGCCAATGTGGCCAAAACGGGGGTAGCACCCCCGTGAGGAAACGCTTGCAATGGTGCATTAGGGTGAGAACCATGAAAACAATTCTCAACCTGATTTGGTTGATTACCGGCGGAATTTGGCTTGCTCTTGGATACATAGTGGCTGGCGTGGTCGCCTGTGCACTGATTATTACGATCCCTATAGGAGTAGCAAGCTTCAGAATGGCCAACTATGCGCTATGGCCTTTTGGTCGCACCGTCATTGAAGAAGTAGGCGGCGGATCGCCTCTCAATGCCGTTAGCAACGTGGTGTGGTTTATCATCGCAGGTTTCTGGCTCGCACTTGGTCACCTCACAACCGCATTCGCACAAGCAATCACCATTATTGGTATTCCACTCGCGATTGCCAACCTGAAGATGATCCCTGTGACATGCTTCCCCTTTGGAAAACGCATCGTTGATTCCGACGCTATCCCAGTTGGCTACCGCCCTATGAGCTCTATGTAGCCCAAGAATCCACACAGGGCCCTCACACCAGCATTATTGATGTGCTGGTGTGAGGGCCCGTTATTTTAGGGAGCTAATGCAGTCTTAACCGCGGTGGGAGCGGTACCAAGAGATCAACGCATCGGTGGAGCTATCGCCGGAGTCAACAGCAACCTCGCCGGCAACAGCTGGGGCTAGATCATTAGCCTGCTGCTTGCCAAGCTCAACACCCCACTGATCGAAGGAGTTGATGTCCCAGATCACGCCTTCGACAAACACGATGTGCTCGTAGAGCGCGATCAGTGCGCCGAGAGCGAAAGGTGTAAGTTCCTCAGCCATGATGGTGGTGGTAGGACGGTTACCAGGCATGACCTTGTGAGCTACAAGCTCTGGGGAAACGCCTTCTGCAGCGATTTCTTCGGCAGTCTTACCAAAAGCCAAAACCTTGGTTTGTGCGAAGAAGTTGCTCATGAGCAGATCATGCATGGAGCCTTCACCGCTGGCAGTAGGCAGGTCTTCCTTCGGGCGCGCAAAACCAATGAAGTCGGCTGGAATCAGCTTGGTGCCTTGGTGAATCAGCTGGAAGAACGCGTGCTGACCATTAGTGCCTGGCTCGCCCCAGTAGATCTCACCGGTGTTGGTGGTCACAGCGCTACCGTCGTGGCGAACAGACTTGCCGTTGGACTCCATGGTCAGCTGCTGCAGATAAGCAGGGAAGCGACCCAAATCTTGGGAATAGGGGAGAACCGCGTGTGTTTCTGCACCGAAGAAATCGTTGTAGAACACGTTGAGCATACCCATGAGTACAGGGATGTTGGACTCAAAATCGGCGGTGCGGAAGTGCTCATCCATGGCACGGAAGCCATCAAGGAATCGCATAAAGTCCATCGGTCCGATAACAGACATCAGTGACAAGCCGATTGCGGAATCTACGGAGTAACGACCACCCACCCAGTTCCAGAAACCGAACATGTTCTTGGTGTCGATACCAAACTCGGCAACCTTGTCTGCATTCGTCGAGACCGCAACAAAGTGCTTAGCCACTGCAGATTCATCCCCACCGGCAGCTGCAACCAACCAGCGCTTCGCTGCGTGGGCATTAGCCAGAGTCTCTTGGGTGGTAAAGGTCTTGGAGGCGACGACGAAAAGTGTGGACTCTGGATCGAGCTCGTCGAGAACCGCATGCATATCAGCTGGGTCGACGTT
This window encodes:
- a CDS encoding 3'(2'),5'-bisphosphate nucleotidase CysQ, whose translation is MTAQFDDATLTKRLAKGTGEILKGVRNVGLLRGRELGEAGDDLAQNWIARVLEQHRPDDGFLSEEAADNPERLGKDRVWIIDPLDGTKEFATGRQDWAVHIALVENGVPTHAAVNLPDLGVVFHSSEVRAVGGPYAKKIAISHNRPPAVATHIAESLGFAAEPMGSAGAKAMHVLLGDYDAYIHAGGQYEWDSAAPVGVSLAAGLHCSRLDGTPLNYNNKDTYLPDVLICRPELADDILTMAAAFREENGSY
- a CDS encoding ATP-dependent helicase, translated to MCETCLIVIMDSSHDFSFADTFALQVATWFSDVFAQPTVVQRQAWAAISAGENALVVAPTGSGKTLAAFLWALNELVQGSGQTALLSRQAAGSAEVEASRAKGVKVVYISPLKALGVDVENNLRAPLTGINQVAARLGIDQSDITVGVRSGDTPASERSKQVRNPPDILITTPESLYLMLTSKARSILTTVDTVIVDEIHAMAGTKRGVHLALSLERLERLAAQPVQRIGLSATVRPLDVVARFLGGDRPVEVINPPLEKKWQLAVHVPVDDMSDLPTPEPVSEIGEATIDDPLGLTTQPEGFAESALPAQGSMWPFIEQDVFDEVMEHRSTLVFVNSRRTAERLTSRLNELYAQRFQPEALSPALRRPPAQLMKSTDIAGEATAIIARAHHGSVSKDERALTEKMLKQGALRAVVSTSSLELGIDMGAVDKVIQVESPPSVASGLQRVGRAGHVVGAVSHGSFYPKHRADLVQTTVTVGRMTEGLIEELHVPTNALDVLVQHTVAAVAMDDLDVEDWYATVVRAYPYRDLPREAFDAAIDLTAGVYPSTDFAELRPKVIYDRITGTLSARPGAQRAAVINGGTIPDRGMFGVFLVGSGESGAPRRVGELDEEMVYESRVGDVFTLGASSWRIEEINKDQVLVTPAPGHTGRLPFWTGDQAGRPAELGKALGAFRRTLVADPSVVEGMGLDVRARSNVVAFIQQQQEATGVVPDEVTLVLERFRDELGDWRVVLHSPYGRGVNAAWALVAGAAFSQRTGMDAQPVASDDGIVLRVPESDAEPSADLFEIDPDTVEELVAQQVGNSALFAARFRECAARALLLPSRTPGKRAPLWQQRQRAAQLLDVARKYPSFPIVLETARECLHDVYDLDALVELAAALKLRKVRIAEVTTQQPSPFATSILFSYTGAFMYEGDSPLAEKRAAALALDPALLAKLLGTVELRDLLDPTIIAEVDQDVRRRSQRRRAHTAEQLVDALRVLGPVPLTEIPAIAEVDVPAALQELGRRVMEVRIAGVAHLALADDAALLRDALGVPVPPGIPAQVDTITDAVAQLVTRWARARGPFVLADVQSAFGLAAGVAHGVVDTLHKSGVVTMGRFRAGVDQSEYVAPEVLKIIRQRSLAAARAETQPVSQSALGRFLPQWQQVAAMGQQPQLRGADGVFAVVEQLAGVRLPASAWETMVLPQRVSGYQPSDLDELTANGEVAVIGAGSAGSSDPWVMLVPTDYAAQLIDAPDVETLSPIQQQIVEIFSNGGGYLISSIRDQILGSDTDVRTAIWELFELGMISPDGMAPIRARLSAGSGASSAHRAKRTPARGRLRMGRTRFAQSHQSGIAADMVGRWSLTIPADTDATARSVAHGEAWLDRYGVVTRGSVVAENTLGGFALAYKVLSRFEEADKAMRGYLIDGLGAAQFSTPAVIDRLRGLGDSDDVTGWPSGTTDPEVYVLAAADPANPYGAALPWPESGPTRAAGSIVVLIDGLLIAHLTRGGRTLTVFDLPTGIEVVDVMPMVVSALSEAISRNMMKRIVVEKINGEQVFQSQWAETLRAAGAHIVPQGIRISAVTQQATTSHARGRRLSQALSDLEDQQEQHSRPRRGGFQSGGRR
- a CDS encoding mismatch-specific DNA-glycosylase, with the translated sequence MSTAHPSPLGGAKPTRDQLAQFANATVSDRIPNSDLRLLIVGVNPGLWTAAVNAPFAHPGNRFWPSLDRAGIVTPRFDVSHGMSDEQEKHLAHLGIGMTNLVARATARADELTTQELIDGAQRVIHLANDLRPRVVAVVGITAYRAGFQHRKAVLGKQDPPLIAGWPEDVALWVVPQPSGLNAHETVETLAQRWRDVWDDSALSSRSPH
- a CDS encoding DNA-formamidopyrimidine glycosylase family protein; the encoded protein is MPEGDSVFQLARRLSFMQGRTITHTSLRVPAYATMRFDGRTITKVWPYGKHLFMHIGSEILHTHLKMEGTWAVHRAGDRWRKPGHTARVVLHLDDAPHDPIEVVGHELGFVRVFPDHEYPQRIAHLGPDVLAESWPTRGEAEARKRLLGQPERAIGLALLDQKVLAGVGNEYRAEICFICGIHPATRIKDVDVDRVLSVTRRLMWANRFSPIRVTTGIRRPGETSYVFGRNHKPCRRCGTLIRKSTLVDDPTTELERIIWWCPLCQSE
- a CDS encoding aspartate:alanine exchanger family transporter, which produces MDIFVANPLLALFVIMAVGLAIGQVKIRGFSLGVAAVLFAGVGFAAVEPDIHIPHLVYILGLSIFVYSIGLESGHAFFALFKSQGVKQNALAITALALITGISIALFSLIHLNGVTAAGLFTGAVTNTPAMAAVVDSLPSIFGDANKVHEVESLPLVAYSLAYPIGVLGVIAAIGLCAKWFRIDHVQEAHDAGVAVEDLFTRQIKVNHVVTGSDLVIDIHHTLGLEIIVSRIERDGQQTLPTASSRIHMGDVLSVVGTAEELDKAAHVLGDLLPGDPFHGHDLDYRRIFVSNQDLVGIPLAKLRPRLSGILITRVRRGDHDHVATPETVLQLGDRVRVVAAHDRMKSVTALFGDSYRRLSDFNLFPLAAGLALGLLVGMIEVPLPGGAALSLGSAGGPLVVALVLGAVGRSGRFVWQVPYGANLALRQLGITLFLAAIGTTAGASFRASLSDPASLTIIAVGAIITLTLAIFVLVVGYKVMKIPYGQTAGMLAGIQTHPAVLSYVSAMTKNDLPALGYTSVYPLAMIAKIIAAQVVLFALT
- a CDS encoding YccF domain-containing protein produces the protein MKTILNLIWLITGGIWLALGYIVAGVVACALIITIPIGVASFRMANYALWPFGRTVIEEVGGGSPLNAVSNVVWFIIAGFWLALGHLTTAFAQAITIIGIPLAIANLKMIPVTCFPFGKRIVDSDAIPVGYRPMSSM
- the pgi gene encoding glucose-6-phosphate isomerase, which translates into the protein MSFDVTTTEPWATLSERCTAMKATTLRDLFASNPNRAQELSFEAAGLHVDLSKNLIDADTVAAFTELAKASGMREKIKAMFDGEHINNTEDRAVLHTALRLAVDAELSVDGQDVAADVHEVLGRMRDFATSLRNGSWRGYSNHTIKTIVNIGIGGSDLGPAMATKALRTYATAGINAKFVSNVDPADMHAVLDELDPESTLFVVASKTFTTQETLANAHAAKRWLVAAAGGDESAVAKHFVAVSTNADKVAEFGIDTKNMFGFWNWVGGRYSVDSAIGLSLMSVIGPMDFMRFLDGFRAMDEHFRTADFESNIPVLMGMLNVFYNDFFGAETHAVLPYSQDLGRFPAYLQQLTMESNGKSVRHDGSAVTTNTGEIYWGEPGTNGQHAFFQLIHQGTKLIPADFIGFARPKEDLPTASGEGSMHDLLMSNFFAQTKVLAFGKTAEEIAAEGVSPELVAHKVMPGNRPTTTIMAEELTPFALGALIALYEHIVFVEGVIWDINSFDQWGVELGKQQANDLAPAVAGEVAVDSGDSSTDALISWYRSHRG